Proteins encoded within one genomic window of Granulicella pectinivorans:
- a CDS encoding division/cell wall cluster transcriptional repressor MraZ, whose protein sequence is MSFRGNYPTKIDEKGRLKVPADFKRLADEQYGEGTKFYITSKDGLRAEIYPLKEWEAIEAKLATLGSMHPARKKFVDTTNYYGQMTEMDAQGRLLLPQVIRESADLKEEVVVLGSLTFLEVANRPKFKAKIDEPMTEAEQAALAELGI, encoded by the coding sequence ATGAGTTTCCGTGGAAATTACCCGACGAAGATCGACGAGAAGGGCCGGCTCAAAGTACCGGCTGACTTCAAGCGCCTCGCGGATGAGCAATACGGAGAAGGCACCAAGTTCTACATCACCAGTAAGGACGGGTTGCGGGCCGAGATTTACCCGCTGAAGGAATGGGAGGCCATCGAGGCGAAGCTTGCCACGTTGGGCTCAATGCATCCGGCTCGGAAGAAGTTCGTCGATACGACCAACTATTACGGCCAGATGACGGAAATGGACGCTCAGGGCCGCTTGCTCCTTCCCCAGGTCATTCGGGAGTCGGCGGATTTGAAAGAAGAAGTGGTTGTCCTTGGGTCGCTGACTTTTCTTGAAGTAGCGAACCGGCCGAAGTTCAAGGCCAAGATTGACGAACCGATGACCGAGGCAGAGCAGGCAGCCTTGGCGGAATTGGGAATTTAG
- a CDS encoding fasciclin domain-containing protein, with product MTIKKTLLAALAVGVLSVSTLTLSAQTDPMVGGAAMYPTKTIVENAVNSPIHTTLVAAVKAAGLVDTLNSAGPFTVFAPTNDAFAKLPAGTVDTLVKPENKATLTKILTYHVVAGRISSKELSAWIKKGHGKYEMKTVSGGTLTATKVGGKIMLTDEKGGMATVTIADVFQSNGVIHVIDTVLMPN from the coding sequence ATGACGATCAAGAAGACTCTCCTCGCGGCATTGGCCGTCGGTGTACTTTCCGTGTCCACGCTTACCCTCTCCGCACAGACCGACCCCATGGTCGGCGGAGCTGCCATGTACCCGACGAAGACGATCGTCGAGAACGCCGTCAACTCCCCCATTCACACGACCCTTGTCGCCGCCGTGAAGGCTGCGGGCCTGGTGGACACTCTCAACAGCGCTGGACCGTTCACGGTCTTCGCTCCGACCAACGACGCCTTTGCCAAGCTGCCTGCCGGCACGGTGGACACGCTGGTGAAGCCTGAGAACAAGGCCACCTTGACCAAGATTCTGACCTACCACGTTGTGGCCGGTCGGATCAGCTCCAAGGAACTCTCGGCCTGGATCAAGAAGGGCCACGGCAAGTATGAGATGAAGACGGTTTCCGGCGGCACGCTGACGGCGACCAAGGTGGGCGGCAAGATCATGCTGACCGACGAAAAGGGCGGTATGGCCACCGTCACCATCGCCGATGTGTTCCAGTCGAACGGCGTCATTCACGTCATCGACACGGTGTTGATGCCCAACTAA
- a CDS encoding DHA2 family efflux MFS transporter permease subunit, protein MSLPISPALPGNNQQPSDAAKRLLPWLVAVAFFMESLDTTILNTAVPAISAALHVGTLSMKAVLASYTLSLAVFIPISGWVADRFGTRRTFAFAIGLFTLGSLLCGLSSNIHLLVACRVLQGCGGSMMVPVGRLTLVRTFAKSDLLRTMSFVSIPALVAPMLGPVAGGLIVGYLHWRFIFFLNIPIGLVGLVMVYLHLPDYREETHALDVVGLIMFGSGVGLLSYVLEVFGEHTLSSREITAMLVMGLAMLGGYWMHAKTMQYPLLQLYLFRIRTFRAAVGGSFFTRLGIGGVPFLLPLLYQVGLGFTPVQSGFLLMPQALAAMSMKAMMPKLLEKVGYRWVLVSNTVVLGVLLMVFATIGLTTSVWWIVLLAFLYGGFSSLQYSAMNTLVYADTTDQESSAASTIASTMQQMSISFGVAVAGLATAFFVPENAQSAPGLMIHGLHKALLAMGVLTILSTVVFRSLKPEDGDTVSHRKAIHAGA, encoded by the coding sequence ATGTCTTTGCCGATATCACCTGCCCTGCCGGGGAATAACCAACAACCATCGGATGCCGCAAAACGCCTTTTGCCCTGGCTGGTGGCGGTTGCCTTCTTTATGGAGTCGCTGGACACGACGATTCTGAATACTGCCGTGCCGGCAATCTCGGCGGCGCTGCATGTAGGTACCCTGAGCATGAAGGCGGTGCTTGCCAGCTACACACTCAGTCTGGCGGTGTTCATTCCGATCAGCGGGTGGGTGGCGGATCGGTTCGGAACGCGACGGACATTCGCGTTTGCAATCGGCCTGTTTACGCTGGGTTCGCTGCTGTGCGGGCTTTCGAGCAACATCCATCTGCTGGTGGCCTGCCGGGTCTTGCAGGGGTGCGGCGGATCGATGATGGTGCCGGTGGGACGGCTGACGCTGGTGCGGACGTTTGCGAAGAGCGATCTGCTACGCACAATGAGTTTCGTTTCGATTCCAGCGCTCGTGGCTCCGATGCTGGGGCCCGTGGCAGGCGGGTTGATTGTCGGGTATCTGCACTGGCGATTTATCTTTTTCCTCAATATTCCGATTGGGCTGGTTGGGTTGGTGATGGTCTATCTGCATCTTCCAGACTATCGGGAAGAGACGCACGCGCTGGATGTCGTGGGGCTGATCATGTTCGGCTCCGGGGTGGGTCTGCTGTCGTATGTGCTCGAGGTGTTCGGCGAACATACGCTGAGTTCGCGGGAGATCACCGCCATGCTGGTGATGGGGCTAGCCATGCTGGGCGGGTACTGGATGCATGCGAAGACCATGCAGTATCCGCTGCTGCAGCTTTATCTATTCCGGATACGGACGTTTCGCGCAGCCGTGGGTGGGAGCTTCTTTACGCGGCTGGGGATTGGCGGCGTTCCGTTTCTGCTGCCTCTGCTGTACCAGGTGGGGCTTGGCTTTACGCCGGTGCAGTCGGGGTTTCTGCTGATGCCGCAGGCTCTGGCGGCGATGAGCATGAAAGCCATGATGCCGAAGCTTCTGGAGAAGGTCGGCTACCGGTGGGTGTTGGTGTCGAATACGGTGGTGCTGGGCGTTTTGTTGATGGTGTTCGCGACCATTGGACTGACCACTTCGGTGTGGTGGATCGTGCTGCTGGCGTTTTTGTATGGAGGATTTTCGTCGTTGCAGTACTCGGCGATGAACACGCTGGTGTACGCGGATACGACGGACCAGGAGAGCAGCGCCGCCAGTACGATTGCAAGCACGATGCAGCAGATGTCGATCAGCTTTGGCGTGGCGGTGGCCGGATTGGCGACGGCGTTCTTTGTGCCGGAGAATGCCCAGTCGGCGCCGGGGCTTATGATTCATGGTCTGCACAAAGCGCTGCTGGCGATGGGTGTGCTGACGATTCTATCGACGGTGGTGTTTCGTAGTTTGAAGCCAGAAGATGGCGATACAGTGAGTCATCGCAAGGCGATTCACGCGGGGGCATGA
- a CDS encoding SRPBCC family protein: protein MMTYTYNAEQWLPFPIEVVFAFFSNPENLPRLMPGWQKARIEEASFAPPPPHPTPSKRIRGIAAGAGTRITMSFRPFPLSPIRLPWEAEITEFEWNDHFCDIQVRGPFAYWKHCHRLTVEGAGTRLKDSVEYELPLGALSPLAQPFAAFQIASIFKFRQARTAELLPLMVGSLR from the coding sequence ATGATGACGTACACGTACAACGCGGAACAGTGGCTTCCCTTCCCGATTGAGGTAGTGTTTGCTTTCTTCTCGAACCCGGAGAACCTTCCGCGGCTGATGCCGGGGTGGCAGAAGGCGCGCATCGAGGAGGCTTCGTTTGCGCCGCCTCCACCGCATCCCACGCCTTCGAAGCGGATTCGCGGGATTGCTGCGGGAGCCGGGACGCGGATTACGATGAGCTTTCGGCCCTTTCCGCTTTCGCCGATCCGTCTGCCCTGGGAGGCGGAGATCACGGAGTTCGAGTGGAACGATCACTTCTGCGATATCCAGGTGCGGGGACCGTTCGCGTATTGGAAGCACTGCCACCGGCTGACAGTAGAGGGGGCCGGGACACGGCTGAAGGACTCGGTGGAGTATGAGCTGCCGCTGGGGGCCTTGTCTCCGTTGGCGCAGCCTTTCGCAGCATTCCAGATCGCATCGATCTTCAAGTTCCGGCAGGCGCGGACGGCAGAGTTGCTGCCCTTGATGGTGGGTTCCTTGCGCTGA
- a CDS encoding DUF2127 domain-containing protein: protein MQTKVIQPGTALAPTSTKADATVKHSRDRGLLLIGLFKLGKALFFFAIGAGALQFLHKDLGETILRLAPKLHVDAEGKLVELLMSKVDLIDHHRLRQISMGTFAYSALALVEGVGLMMEQSWAEYLTLGLTISFLPWELFELARDANWFRVGLLLINLLVLGYLLWLLKRKRRAHESA from the coding sequence ATGCAGACCAAGGTTATCCAACCCGGCACCGCATTAGCCCCCACCTCCACCAAGGCAGACGCCACGGTCAAGCACTCCCGCGACCGCGGCCTCCTCCTCATCGGCCTCTTCAAACTCGGCAAGGCGCTCTTCTTCTTCGCCATCGGTGCCGGAGCCCTGCAGTTTCTCCATAAAGATCTCGGCGAGACCATCCTTCGCCTCGCACCCAAGCTGCATGTCGACGCCGAAGGCAAGCTGGTCGAACTTCTCATGTCCAAGGTCGACCTCATCGACCACCACCGTCTCCGCCAGATCAGCATGGGCACCTTTGCCTACTCGGCGCTGGCCCTGGTGGAAGGGGTAGGCCTGATGATGGAACAGTCCTGGGCTGAGTACCTGACCCTCGGCCTGACGATCTCCTTCCTGCCCTGGGAGCTCTTCGAACTTGCCCGCGACGCCAACTGGTTCCGCGTGGGCCTGCTCCTGATCAATCTCCTCGTCCTCGGCTACCTGCTCTGGCTCCTGAAGCGGAAGCGCCGCGCTCACGAGTCAGCCTAG